From the genome of Pelodiscus sinensis isolate JC-2024 chromosome 12, ASM4963464v1, whole genome shotgun sequence, one region includes:
- the UTP4 gene encoding U3 small nucleolar RNA-associated protein 4 homolog, with translation MGEFQVHRVRFFAYLPAGIRCVAHCARSARLALARTDGALEVYNFAANYFQEKRIPGHETRSTEALCWAAGDRLFGAGLSGDICEYDLEKLRVKYSLDGFGGPIWSMAADPSGTQLAVGCEDGSVKLFQVLPDKIQFERSLDRHKGRVLSLSWHPSGTRIAIGSIDLLRVFDVKSGHAVQRILVDRRLQGPRSQECVVWGVAFLADGSIVSSDSAGKVQFWDSDKGTLLETHPISSSAALSLAVSEEEDSIVVGTSEGAVYQFQLLPVKWGSAERRWVRTKPFQHHTHDVRAVAHSATALISGGLDAQLVIRPLMEKMHGKGYDAALRKFTFPHRRLVSCAKKARLLLFQFPQHLELWRLGATSAAGKDGDILPVSRAPEHLLQLKSKGPEHICCSCISPCGSWIAYSTASRLHLHRVRLQHNSVSLKRVPKVPKQLSSAHQLLCSADSARLFVASDQGAVHVLALLEPGGCKQLQTLRPNSGSAEAVYLLAVSADGDWLAAAGGDWEIHIYSLRHFKPHCTVPAYNCAVTALAIHPVTNNLVVTHSDQQVFEFSIPDREYTAWSRKVQQYGLHRGWLERDTPITHITFNPRQPAHILLHDTHMFCILDKSLPLPDDATPLLNQTALKQLSEKARRGHAHAFKICKKYQPLLFVDLLEDGCLVVVERPLMDIKTQLPPPVQQKKFGT, from the exons atgggggagttCCAGGTGCACCGGGTGCGGTTCTTCGCCTACCTGCCGGCGGGGATCCGCTGCGTGGCTCACTGCGCCCGCTCCGCCCGCCTGGCCCTGGCCCGGACCGACGGCGCCCTCGAGGTCTACAACTTTGCAGCGAACTACTTCCAGGAAAAG CGTATCCCCGGCCATGAGACGAGATCCACCGAGGCTCTGTGCTGGGCCGCAGGGGATCGGCTCTTCGGAGCAGGCCTGAGCGGAGACATCTGCGAGTACGACCTGGAGAAGCTGCGAGTCAAGTATTCCCTGGACGGCTTTGGGGGCCCTATCTGGAGCATGGCGGCTGACCCCAGTGGCACCCAGCTGGCC GTCGGCTGCGAGGACGGGTCGGTGAAGCTTTTCCAAGTCTTGCCTGATAAAATCCAGTTTGAGAGGAGCCTGGACCGGCACAAAG GCCGCGTCCTGTCCCTCTCCTGGCATCCCTCTGGGACCCGCATCGCCATCGGCTCCATCGACCTCCTCCGAGTGTTCGACGTCAAATCAG GCCATGCTGTCCAGCGGATCCTGGTGGACCGGCGCCTGCAGGGGCCCCGCAGCCAGGAGTGCGTGGTGTGGGGCGTGGCGTTCCTGGCCGACGGCTCCATCGTCAGCTCCGATTCGGCGGGGAAGGTGCAGTTCTGGGACTCGGACAAAGGGACCCTGCTAGAGACCCACCCGATCAGCAGCTCGGCCGCCCTGTCCCTCGCGGTGTCCGAG GAGGAAGACAGCATCGTGGTGGGCACCTCGGAGGGGGCCGTGTACCAGTTCCAGCTGCTGCCGGTGAAGTGGGGCAGTGCGGAGAGGCGGTGGGTGCGGACGAAGCCGTTCCAGCATCACACCCACGACGTGCGGGCCGTGGCCCACAGCGCCACCGCGCTCATCTCCGGAG GCTTGGATGCCCAGCTGGTGATCCGCCCGCTGATGGAGAAGATGCACGGAAAGGGCTACGACGCTGCCCTCCGGAAATTCACCTTCCCCCAT CGACGCCTCGTCTCGTGCGCGAAGAAGGCCAGGCTCCTCCTCttccagttcccccagcacctggAGCTCTGGAGACTCGGCGCCACGAGTGCCGCAG GGAAGGATGGCGACATCCTGCCGGTTTCCCGGGCCCCGGAGCACCTGCTGCAGCTGAAGAGCAAG GGCCCAGAGCACATCTGCTGCAGCTGCATCTCGCCCTGCGGCAGCTGGATTGCGTATTCCACCGCTTCCCGGCTCCATCTGCACAGAGTGCGCCTGCAGCACAACAGCGTCAGCCTCAAGAGG GTTCCCAAGGTGCCCAAGCAGCTGAGTTCAGCCCACCAGCTCCTGTGCTCTGCCGACTCGGCCAGGCTGTTCGTGGCCTCCGACCAGGGCGCCGTGCACGTCCTCGCGCTCCTGGAGCCGGGGGGCTGCAAGCAGCTGCAGACGCTCCGCCCCAACTCGG ggagcgcGGAGGCCGTGTACTTGCTGGCAGTGAGCGCGGACGGGGACTGGCTGGCGGCGGCTGGTGGGGACTGGGAGATCCACATCTACAGCCTGCGGCACTTCAAG CCACACTGCACCGTGCCCGCGTACAACTGCGCTGTGACCGCCCTGGCCATTCACCCCGTGACCAACAACCTCGTCGTCACCCACTCGGACCAGCAG GTGTTTGAGTTCAGCATCCCCGACAGAGAGTACACCGCCTGGAGCAGGAAGGTGCAGCAGTATGGGCTgcacaggggctggctggagcgCGACACGCCCATCACCCACATCACCTTCAACCCCCGGCAGCCCGCCCACATCCTCCTCCATGACACGCACATGTTCTGCATCCTGGACAAGTCGCTG cccctccccgatgATGCAACCCCGCTGCTGAATCAGACGGCCTTGAAGCAGCTCTCGGAGAAAGCCAGGCGGGGCCATGCTCACGCCTTCAAGATCTGCAAAAAGTACCAG cccctgctgttTGTGGACCTGCTGGAGGACGgctgcctggtggtggtggagCGGCCCCTGATGGACATCAAGACACAGCTGCCGCCCCCTGTCCAACAGAAGAAGTTTGGCACCTAA